One Janthinobacterium sp. TB1-E2 genomic region harbors:
- a CDS encoding protein-glutamate methylesterase/protein-glutamine glutaminase: MKIKVLIVDDSALIRSVMTEIVNSQPDMEVVGAAPDPLVAREMIKQTNPDVLTLDVEMPKMDGLDFLEKLMRLRPMPVLMVSSLTERGSEITMRALELGAVDFVTKPKISIQSGMREYTDMIADKIRAASKARIRARTLPSAGDKVAAPLPALRSPLTSSEKLIIVGASTGGTEAIREFLMQMPSDCPGILITQHMPEGFTRSFARRLDSLCKISVQEAAGGERVLPGHAYIAPGHSHLTLTRSGANYMTKIDQGEPVNRHRPSVDVLFRSAAQSAGKNAVGVILTGMGKDGAQGMLEMKAAGAYNFAQDEASCVVFGMPREAIAVGATHEVGALTALPGMVLGHLAAHGMRALRV, encoded by the coding sequence ATGAAGATCAAGGTATTGATCGTGGATGACTCGGCGCTGATCCGCAGCGTCATGACGGAAATCGTGAATAGCCAGCCCGACATGGAAGTGGTGGGCGCGGCGCCCGATCCGCTGGTGGCGCGCGAGATGATCAAGCAGACCAATCCCGACGTGCTGACCCTCGACGTCGAGATGCCGAAGATGGATGGCCTCGATTTCCTGGAAAAACTGATGCGCTTGCGCCCGATGCCGGTACTGATGGTGTCGTCCTTGACCGAGCGCGGTTCGGAAATCACCATGCGCGCGCTGGAACTGGGCGCCGTCGATTTCGTCACCAAGCCGAAGATTTCGATCCAGAGTGGCATGCGCGAGTACACGGACATGATCGCCGACAAGATCCGCGCCGCCTCGAAGGCGCGCATCCGCGCGCGCACCCTGCCGTCGGCCGGCGACAAGGTGGCCGCGCCGCTGCCTGCCCTGCGCAGTCCATTGACGTCGAGCGAAAAGCTGATCATCGTGGGCGCCTCGACGGGCGGCACGGAAGCGATCCGCGAATTCCTCATGCAGATGCCGTCCGATTGCCCCGGCATCCTGATCACGCAGCACATGCCGGAAGGCTTTACGCGCTCGTTCGCGCGCCGCCTCGATTCGCTGTGCAAGATTTCGGTGCAGGAAGCGGCAGGCGGCGAACGCGTGCTGCCCGGCCACGCCTACATCGCGCCCGGCCATTCGCACCTGACCCTGACGCGCAGCGGCGCCAACTACATGACCAAGATCGACCAGGGCGAACCGGTGAACCGCCACCGCCCGTCCGTCGATGTGCTGTTCCGTTCGGCCGCGCAATCGGCCGGTAAAAATGCCGTCGGCGTGATCCTCACCGGCATGGGCAAGGATGGCGCACAAGGCATGTTGGAGATGAAGGCCGCAGGAGCGTATAATTTTGCGCAGGATGAAGCCAGTTGCGTGGTGTTCGGCATGCCGCGCGAGGCGATCGCTGTCGGTGCTACGCATGAGGTCGGCGCTTTGACGGCGCTGCCTGGCATGGTGCTGGGACACCTGGCGGCGCATGGTATGCGTGCTTTGCGCGTGTAA